One Parcubacteria group bacterium DNA window includes the following coding sequences:
- a CDS encoding peptidoglycan-binding protein yields the protein MTSRALFSPAPVLLLGGLLLAFGAYLDIPVLRVPGELVANTIFGVGLSPDELRARYWTGPLPILIVPGHDNASRGTQFRGLKEGDLNVTLGYLLYDVLAKDPRFVPMINRTPDGEYALWFASYMKENRVAIQEFRTQSKVKTRYFATQGLYDPRRLVHHNPAADNVSVALYAVNKWANDQDVPVVLHLHFNDYPRRKKTEVGEYSGFAIYVPEGQLPNAGVSTALAEMLAERLGRVVGPSNLPGEKGPIVPDQELIAVGSNGSRNGASAVIEYSYIYEPQLHDPEVRQLFLRELAHQTYLGLKAFFDPGVLAYAGVPPTTLLPYEWTSKTVVDGMRGKEVFALQSALRISGYYPPSGLSLASCPLSGNYGPCTTFAVKAFQQAWGLAPSGSADEATLEAIKGIGAK from the coding sequence TTTCTCCCGCACCCGTACTCTTGCTCGGAGGGTTACTCCTTGCTTTTGGCGCATACTTAGATATTCCAGTGCTTCGAGTGCCTGGCGAGCTAGTTGCGAACACTATCTTCGGCGTAGGACTTTCACCTGACGAGCTTCGCGCCAGGTATTGGACAGGCCCTCTGCCTATATTGATTGTTCCCGGACACGACAACGCCTCGCGGGGGACACAGTTCAGGGGTTTGAAAGAAGGAGACCTTAACGTCACACTTGGCTATCTCCTCTACGACGTCTTAGCAAAAGACCCGCGTTTTGTGCCCATGATAAACCGCACCCCCGACGGGGAGTATGCACTGTGGTTTGCTTCATACATGAAAGAGAATCGTGTTGCGATTCAGGAGTTTCGGACACAATCAAAGGTGAAGACGCGCTATTTTGCGACTCAAGGTCTCTATGATCCGCGCCGTCTTGTGCACCACAACCCCGCCGCGGACAATGTCTCTGTTGCGCTCTATGCCGTAAACAAATGGGCAAATGACCAAGACGTTCCCGTTGTGCTCCACCTTCACTTCAACGACTATCCGCGCCGCAAAAAGACGGAAGTCGGTGAATACTCGGGGTTTGCGATTTATGTGCCCGAAGGCCAACTGCCCAATGCGGGCGTCTCGACCGCGCTTGCAGAAATGCTCGCAGAACGTCTGGGGCGTGTCGTCGGTCCCAGCAACTTGCCTGGCGAGAAAGGGCCAATTGTTCCCGACCAAGAGCTCATTGCCGTTGGCTCAAACGGCTCTCGAAATGGCGCGTCGGCAGTGATTGAGTACAGCTATATTTACGAACCACAGCTCCACGACCCCGAGGTTCGTCAGCTCTTCCTTCGTGAACTAGCGCACCAGACGTATCTGGGGCTCAAGGCATTTTTTGACCCCGGGGTGCTTGCATACGCCGGAGTGCCCCCGACAACGTTATTGCCGTATGAATGGACATCAAAAACAGTTGTCGATGGCATGCGCGGTAAAGAAGTTTTTGCGCTTCAATCGGCGCTCCGCATTAGTGGATATTACCCGCCCTCCGGGCTCTCGCTTGCAAGCTGTCCATTGTCGGGCAACTATGGCCCCTGCACCACCTTTGCGGTGAAGGCATTCCAGCAAGCATGGGGTCTCGCGCCATCCGGGTCAGCCGATGAAGCAACGCTCGAAGCAATAAAAGGCATTGGTGCAAAATGA
- a CDS encoding metallopeptidase family protein, producing the protein MKRKEFEKLVLESYAALPSRFQERVKNVAVLVEDEPSTALRQEEGLVPDETLLGHYRGIPATERGEDYGVGVTLPDTITLYQKPIEEAAHELSEGVEGVFEEKVKEVISDTVWHEFAHYFGMDENDVALRERAEE; encoded by the coding sequence ATGAAACGGAAAGAATTTGAAAAACTTGTTTTGGAAAGCTACGCGGCACTGCCGTCGCGTTTTCAAGAGCGAGTCAAAAATGTAGCTGTCTTGGTAGAAGATGAGCCGTCGACTGCCCTGCGGCAAGAAGAGGGCCTCGTGCCAGATGAAACGCTTCTTGGACACTACCGCGGGATTCCTGCGACGGAGCGTGGAGAAGACTATGGTGTTGGGGTGACACTGCCGGACACGATAACACTCTATCAAAAGCCGATTGAAGAAGCGGCGCACGAACTTTCGGAAGGGGTGGAAGGAGTGTTCGAGGAGAAAGTGAAAGAAGTGATCTCCGATACTGTGTGGCACGAATTTGCGCACTACTTTGGCATGGATGAAAATGATGTCGCATTGCGAGAGCGCGCGGAGGAGTAG